The Candidatus Neomarinimicrobiota bacterium genome includes the window ATCGGAGATATCTACATTGGCGGCAATATTGAAGGTGCGGAAGTTTATTCGCGTGGTGGTAGCGTTGTAGTGCGTAACGGCATTATCGGCCAGGGTCGGGCCAGGGTTCTGGCGGGTCGTGATATCGTGGCCGGGTTCATTCAGGATGCCACTATCGGAGCCAAGCTGGACGTAGAGGTCAAGCGTTACGTTCTAAATAGCGCCGTCACCGCCGGGCGCTACATCAGGGCCGTCACCAACAAGGGTACCGTTCGGGGGGGTATCCTCTTCGCTGAGAAAAGGATTGATGTCCGCACTGCGGGCTCGGAGAGCCGCATTGCTACGGAGCTGAAGGTTGGTTACACTCCCCCAATGAACCTCTCCCGGGCGCGATACCAGCTGCGCCACGATCAGCGGCGCAACCGCATGGAATTGGCCTATGTTCAAAAACGGCTCGCTTTCCTGAAGCTCCTGAAAGAACGCATGGGGCAACTAAAAGACGATAAGGAAGTGCAGTTGGCAGAATTGGAACGAAAGGAGAGTTTCCTGCTCAGTCGATACCGCCAACAAAGCACCAAAGAGGCACAGTTGATAAAACAGGCCAAAGCTCCGGAAGAGGAGAAACCCGAGGCTGAGACTATCCGGGTTCATGATACCATTTACCCCAATGTCTCCGTAGCTATAGGTGATGTAAACCTGGAGATGGATAAGGAGCGACACAACGTGCTCTTTTTCCGCGCTGGGGACCGGCTGGCCTTCGGGCCGCTGCGCCAGGCACTTGAAAAGAAATCGTGACGCGGGGATGGGTACAAATTGCCCAGAGGGGCCGCCCTTGATGCCCTCCGCCGGGGCGGGGCCGCGATAATCGGGGGGGAAGCATGGCAGCTAGCATCCTGGTGGTCGATGACGAAAAGTATATCGTTGAAGCTGTTACTCAGCACCTGCAGGCGAGCGGGTATGAGGTAGAGGGCCTGATGGATTCGGCCAAGGCGCTTGAAACGGTCCAAAATGAGGATTTCGACCTGGTCCTCCTCGACTTGCGCATGCCGGAAGTATCTGGAATGGAAATTGCCAGGGCAGTGCATGCCAAGAGCACTGATACCAAGCTTATCATTCTGACCGGTTATGCCACCCTGGATTCGGCCATCGAATCGGTCAGTCTCGACGTTTATGCTTACCTGAACAAGCCCTTTGAACTGCGCGAGCTGGGCCGAATAGTGGACCGGGCGCTGACAGCGCAGCGGGTGCAGCGGGAAAATGAAGCCCTGCAAGTGCGGATCAGCAAAATGCTCAAGGACGTTTCCACCCTCTACGAGGTCACTCGCTTTCTTTATGATACCGACGACTGCGAAATCACCATGGAGTTTGTGCTGGACACCCTCTCCATTGGACTGGGAATCACTCATAGTTGCCTGATACTGAAAGACGAGGACCAGGGCTGTCTTGTCGGTAAGACTAATTTTCCTGCCGGATCAACCCTGGCTGAACGGGTGACCGCCTGCTCGTGGAATTTCCTGGATACGGCGGTCTCTCCTGATGAGCAGACCCTTCTGGATTTCGAAGGGAAGCCATCCGAATTTCCGATAGAACTCTCCACACCGGATGAGCCTTTGGCAGGCATTGTATTTACACCTATTCGTTACCGCGAGCTATTGTTGGGATTTCTGGTAGTGTTCCTCCCGGTCAACATGCCGGAGTTTTCAGAAGACCAGCGAATGCTCTTGCGAATCCTAGCCCTCCAGGTTGCACCGCAAGTGTACCAATGCCGCGTGATGCAGTCTACAGCCGGGATTGATGCCCCCTGGCACTCAGAAGCACAAAGGATCTTCAGCAGGCAGGTAAACGCCCACGAAGCATCTGATGAGTGCATCGGGGTGAACCTGCTGCGATTCATAACTCCGAGAACATTGGCCTCCCAAAAGGAGATGAAATCCTTTCACCAGCGTTGTTCAGATTTACTCCGCAAACATGAGCCCAAGGCCGACATCCACTGGCTGGTTGCCGATACTGCCCTGGCGTTCTTTCCGGGGGCCAACCAGGTCCAATCGGAGATCACTTGCATGGCTTTCGCGGAGGACTTCCGTAAGTCAGAGCTAGCCGAGCTCCAGGCTGAGGGTGTCGCCGAGTTGTTCTATGCTTCCGCGTCCTGGCCGCAGAATGCTCCCAATCCCGCAGAATTCCTGAACAAGGTCTGGGCCCGTCTATTACATCAAATCCATCAACATGTACACCAACAATACACAGTCAAGCCGCGTGATGAGTGAGGAATTTAAATGGCCTGATGCCTTCCGGTCCGTTCTCATCGTCGATGCGGACGAGCTGGTCCTGAAAACCCTTACGCTCCAACTCCAGGACCGGGGCTGGGAGGTCCTTTCCACTCAAAGTTCTGCTGAGGCATTAGAAATCTTTCGCGATCATCCCACTGCCGTTGCTGTGGTCGCTATCGACCTGTCTGATATGGATGGGATGGAGTTGGCCAAGGTTATGCGGCAGCAAGTTCCAAACCTCATCGTCATTCTCATGACCGGCTATCCCACATTAAGTACCGCTATCGAAGGGCTCCGCCACACAGCTTATGATTATCTGGTCAAACCTTTCCGGATCGAGCAGTTAATGATGGGGATCGAACGGGCCCGGAGGGAATTTAGACTGATTCAGGAAAATCGGGAGCTGAAGCATACCATTGAAGAATTGCAGGCTGAGCTCGAGCGGATGGCCCAGCCGCCGGAGCCCGGCGTAGAAGAACCCGTAGGGACTGGCGCGGAAGAGGAGCTACCCCTGCGTTCGACACCTTTCGCGGGCCGTCCAAGTGCAATACCAGGCGCTGGTTCCGGCGCGATAGCCAGCTACGAGCGACAAATCCGGCCCACAACACCAGAAGCTCCCGAAGAGGAGCAGACCGACCAGCCTGAGGCATCAGATGAAGAAGGAGAGCAGCCCCAACCAGGTGAGCAATAAACTCGATCAGCAGGGTTCCCTGGAGGACCTCATTCAGCAATTCCGCATGGCTGCGGCTGAGGTTCAGTCGGCCTATCACCAGCTGGAACAGGAATTGCTTACACCGGTGCAAGAGACCTGGGAGCCCACGCCGGCCCCCACCGGTCTGGCGCTTCCCAATCTGGCACCACTCTACCTCATGGGTACCCTGGTAGGCGGGTTATCCAAAGCATCCTTGGTTATAAATCAGGCTCTGGAGGTGGTTTCCGCCAACAGCGAAGCCCAGAAGGATTTTAGCCTTGGGGAAGCCGCTTCGCTGAAAGAGGTCCTGGCCCCGGCATCAGTGGCGACCCTCCAGAAGCTCGTTGATGAGGCTACATCGTGCGCCGCCGTTGAGCTCAGGGTAAAAGATGGCAGCCCCGCCGGCGTCTATGATTGCATTTACCTGGATAATCCAGTTGAGAAAGGCCGGCTGCTATTGCTGGTAGTCCAGGAGCTGGAACTTGATCACCTACGAGAGGTGGAAGACCAGATCCTGAAAAACCTGACCGGTACCCTGGTCCACGAGATCCGCACCCCCCTGACATCCATGCAGGGATTTGCCGAACTGCTCCTCCAGGTGCAGCATCTAGACCCTCAGGAGAGCAATAAACTCAACATCATCAGGAGCGGAATTGAGCGCCTGAGCCTGCTGGCCTCTGCACTG containing:
- a CDS encoding sensor histidine kinase, coding for MKKESSPNQVSNKLDQQGSLEDLIQQFRMAAAEVQSAYHQLEQELLTPVQETWEPTPAPTGLALPNLAPLYLMGTLVGGLSKASLVINQALEVVSANSEAQKDFSLGEAASLKEVLAPASVATLQKLVDEATSCAAVELRVKDGSPAGVYDCIYLDNPVEKGRLLLLVVQELELDHLREVEDQILKNLTGTLVHEIRTPLTSMQGFAELLLQVQHLDPQESNKLNIIRSGIERLSLLASALGTVFHETLEPHWIKIDLFPFLQHYAAEYISNNSLPEGLINLVDSSDNLQVVSDPELLKMALEQVLDNAVEALERPDDGAIQIELRTDGKEATIAVQDRGPKLVNLDGSDWWVPFFTTKSGHLGLGLVRVRRIAEALGGRAEVNPNEEQGVEVGLTLPA
- a CDS encoding response regulator, coding for MAASILVVDDEKYIVEAVTQHLQASGYEVEGLMDSAKALETVQNEDFDLVLLDLRMPEVSGMEIARAVHAKSTDTKLIILTGYATLDSAIESVSLDVYAYLNKPFELRELGRIVDRALTAQRVQRENEALQVRISKMLKDVSTLYEVTRFLYDTDDCEITMEFVLDTLSIGLGITHSCLILKDEDQGCLVGKTNFPAGSTLAERVTACSWNFLDTAVSPDEQTLLDFEGKPSEFPIELSTPDEPLAGIVFTPIRYRELLLGFLVVFLPVNMPEFSEDQRMLLRILALQVAPQVYQCRVMQSTAGIDAPWHSEAQRIFSRQVNAHEASDECIGVNLLRFITPRTLASQKEMKSFHQRCSDLLRKHEPKADIHWLVADTALAFFPGANQVQSEITCMAFAEDFRKSELAELQAEGVAELFYASASWPQNAPNPAEFLNKVWARLLHQIHQHVHQQYTVKPRDE
- a CDS encoding DUF342 domain-containing protein; translated protein: MSGPLEDKEPDSAGTSLIDIQILDGGFAAALFVSEDSETFPSLKQVHLAIENAGVIHGIDDGVVEKLIEEKIRGKPVVFAKGKSPKAGSSSRLIWHGNSPAGASPLDVTEALSNPGRDLSLFMAVEKGQQILSKLAATEGEGGTNVFGQSITLPGADIPVPGGDGTALSKDGLTLLASKSGIATWLGDRISVTDVHHVDGSVDFGTGNLKIEGSVHIEKDVRSGFRVEAIGDIYIGGNIEGAEVYSRGGSVVVRNGIIGQGRARVLAGRDIVAGFIQDATIGAKLDVEVKRYVLNSAVTAGRYIRAVTNKGTVRGGILFAEKRIDVRTAGSESRIATELKVGYTPPMNLSRARYQLRHDQRRNRMELAYVQKRLAFLKLLKERMGQLKDDKEVQLAELERKESFLLSRYRQQSTKEAQLIKQAKAPEEEKPEAETIRVHDTIYPNVSVAIGDVNLEMDKERHNVLFFRAGDRLAFGPLRQALEKKS
- a CDS encoding response regulator, with product MSEEFKWPDAFRSVLIVDADELVLKTLTLQLQDRGWEVLSTQSSAEALEIFRDHPTAVAVVAIDLSDMDGMELAKVMRQQVPNLIVILMTGYPTLSTAIEGLRHTAYDYLVKPFRIEQLMMGIERARREFRLIQENRELKHTIEELQAELERMAQPPEPGVEEPVGTGAEEELPLRSTPFAGRPSAIPGAGSGAIASYERQIRPTTPEAPEEEQTDQPEASDEEGEQPQPGEQ